From a region of the Acidimicrobiia bacterium genome:
- a CDS encoding sigma-70 family RNA polymerase sigma factor: MAKRLREPAPLSDAVGMYLESVSEHELLTAEDEVRLARTMESGRRAQHTLETAGRLSPTERTALYRDVHAADEAKAVFIRSNLRLVISIAKRYNGRGLDLLDLVQEGNLGLIRAVEKFDWRKGFKFSTYATWWIRQAITRGLGNHGRTIRLPVHMVDIVRTVQETTLTLTERLRRRPTLEEIADASGLEVERIQQALAAPADTISLERPVGTDGDSALGDFVEDADAVDPFDAAAEATTRQNVDAVMTILESVERDVIRLRYGLDGREPLTLSEVGERFDLTREKVRQVEGRALAKLRHPSSSFDVESLL, from the coding sequence GTGGCCAAACGGCTGCGCGAACCAGCGCCGCTGTCCGACGCCGTGGGCATGTACCTCGAGTCGGTTTCGGAGCACGAGCTCCTCACCGCCGAGGACGAGGTTCGCCTCGCCCGGACCATGGAATCCGGGCGCCGCGCCCAGCACACCCTGGAAACGGCCGGGCGCCTCTCCCCTACCGAACGCACCGCCCTGTATCGCGACGTGCACGCAGCGGACGAGGCCAAGGCCGTGTTCATCCGGTCGAACCTGCGCCTCGTCATCAGCATCGCCAAGCGGTACAACGGCCGGGGACTCGATCTGCTCGATCTCGTTCAGGAAGGCAACCTCGGTCTCATCCGCGCCGTCGAGAAGTTCGACTGGCGCAAGGGCTTCAAGTTCTCGACGTACGCCACCTGGTGGATCCGACAGGCGATCACCCGGGGACTCGGCAATCACGGCCGGACGATTCGCCTGCCCGTCCACATGGTCGACATCGTGCGCACCGTCCAGGAGACCACGCTCACCCTCACCGAGCGGCTCCGCCGCCGGCCCACCCTGGAGGAGATCGCCGATGCGAGTGGTCTCGAGGTGGAGCGGATCCAGCAGGCGCTGGCGGCCCCCGCCGACACCATCTCGTTGGAGCGGCCGGTGGGCACCGACGGAGACAGCGCCCTGGGCGATTTCGTCGAGGATGCCGATGCCGTCGATCCGTTCGACGCCGCCGCCGAGGCCACCACCCGGCAGAACGTCGACGCCGTGATGACGATCCTCGAGTCCGTGGAACGCGACGTGATCAGGCTCCGCTACGGCCTCGACGGCCGGGAGCCGCTGACCCTCTCGGAGGTCGGCGAACGGTTCGACCTGACTCGCGAGAAGGTCCGCCAGGTGGAGGGCCGTGCCCTGGCCAAACTGCGCCACCCGTCCAGCTCGTTCGACGTGGAAAGTCTGCTCTAG
- the nucS gene encoding endonuclease NucS gives MRLLIARCSVEYTGRLTATLPSAVRLIMVKADGCVAIHADGGAYKPLNWMNAPNHIEETEREWVVTNAKGESLVIALEEVIADVSHELGDDPGLEKDGVEATLQALLAERPSMIESGLETLRREYPTDVGPVDILCRDADGQIVAVEIKRRGEIDGVEQLTRYLDSLNRDSSLGPVRGLFVATRIAPQAKTLAATRGIGCVEVDYDEVRGVEGNAPRLFEV, from the coding sequence ATGCGCCTGCTCATCGCTCGCTGCTCCGTCGAATACACGGGGCGGCTCACCGCCACGCTTCCATCGGCGGTGCGGTTGATCATGGTGAAGGCGGACGGGTGCGTGGCGATCCATGCCGACGGCGGGGCGTACAAGCCGTTGAACTGGATGAACGCCCCCAACCACATCGAGGAGACCGAAAGGGAGTGGGTGGTCACCAATGCCAAGGGTGAGTCCCTCGTCATCGCCCTCGAAGAGGTGATCGCCGACGTGAGCCACGAGCTGGGGGACGACCCGGGGCTGGAAAAGGACGGGGTCGAGGCCACCCTTCAGGCGCTCCTCGCCGAGCGCCCCTCCATGATCGAGTCGGGATTGGAGACGCTCCGCCGCGAGTACCCCACCGACGTCGGGCCGGTGGACATCCTGTGTCGCGATGCCGATGGGCAGATCGTGGCCGTGGAGATCAAGCGGCGCGGCGAGATCGACGGGGTGGAGCAACTGACCCGGTACCTGGACTCTCTCAACCGGGACTCCTCGCTGGGTCCGGTTCGGGGCCTGTTCGTCGCCACCCGGATCGCGCCGCAGGCGAAGACGCTCGCCGCCACCCGCGGCATCGGCTGTGTCGAAGTCGACTACGACGAGGTTCGGGGAGTGGAAGGAAACGCCCCGCGGTTGTTCGAGGTGTGA
- a CDS encoding uracil-DNA glycosylase, translating to MEALCGEVSSCRSCPRLVEWRERVAREKRRSFADETYWGRPVCGFGDPTARLLVVGLAPAAHGANRTGRMFTGDRSGDWLYRALHTAGFANQPESVERNDGLRLGDCWVTSVVKCAPPANKPTPAERDRCTGWLEQELDRLPGVRVTVCLGGFAWTEMQRLVARRTGITDRRVPFGHGVHWEGPTGLFLASYHPSQQNTFTGRLTEAMLDDIFATAKARLAA from the coding sequence GTGGAGGCACTCTGCGGCGAAGTGAGCTCATGCCGGTCATGCCCGCGCCTCGTCGAGTGGCGCGAACGCGTCGCCCGTGAGAAGCGGCGCTCGTTCGCCGACGAGACTTACTGGGGCCGGCCGGTGTGTGGCTTCGGGGATCCGACGGCGAGGCTGCTGGTCGTCGGCTTGGCACCGGCCGCCCACGGCGCCAACCGGACCGGCAGGATGTTCACCGGTGACCGCTCAGGCGATTGGCTGTACCGAGCCCTCCACACCGCCGGATTCGCCAACCAGCCCGAGTCGGTCGAACGCAACGACGGCCTCCGGCTCGGCGACTGCTGGGTGACCTCGGTGGTCAAGTGTGCGCCCCCGGCCAACAAACCAACGCCCGCCGAGAGGGACCGCTGCACCGGCTGGCTCGAACAGGAGCTCGACCGGCTGCCCGGCGTGCGGGTCACCGTGTGCCTCGGTGGCTTTGCCTGGACGGAGATGCAGCGCCTCGTCGCACGGCGCACCGGCATCACCGATCGGCGCGTCCCGTTCGGGCACGGGGTGCACTGGGAGGGTCCGACCGGGTTGTTCCTGGCCTCCTATCACCCGAGCCAGCAGAACACGTTCACCGGACGACTCACCGAGGCCATGCTCGATGACATCTTCGCTACGGCGAAGGCACGGCTGGCAGCCTGA
- a CDS encoding DinB family protein — protein sequence MDPTLLSKAFHRNTKLVQRHAEGVSHEDSLRQSEHNINCFNWVLGHIVASRYDLFRLVDGAPPDDGGRFSRYRTESDPVKAEAPDVIPLEDLLTGLADTQAAIRAWMDSVDEDWLTTETPVGDAMVSRVDQIHFAYFHDTYHTGQIDLLRQVSGKNDKVI from the coding sequence ATGGACCCCACTCTTCTCTCCAAGGCATTCCATCGGAACACGAAGCTGGTGCAGCGGCACGCCGAGGGCGTGAGTCATGAGGACTCGCTGCGCCAGTCGGAGCACAACATCAACTGCTTCAACTGGGTGCTCGGCCACATCGTGGCCAGCCGCTACGACCTGTTCCGGCTGGTCGACGGAGCCCCGCCGGACGACGGCGGCCGCTTCAGTCGCTATCGCACCGAGTCGGATCCAGTCAAGGCTGAGGCCCCCGACGTGATCCCTCTCGAGGACCTGCTCACCGGGCTGGCCGATACGCAGGCGGCGATCCGAGCGTGGATGGACTCGGTCGACGAGGACTGGTTGACGACGGAGACCCCGGTTGGCGACGCCATGGTGTCGCGGGTGGATCAGATCCACTTCGCCTACTTCCACGACACCTATCACACCGGTCAGATCGACCTCCTTCGCCAGGTGTCCGGCAAAAACGACAAGGTGATCTGA
- a CDS encoding non-heme iron oxygenase ferredoxin subunit: MSAYRVSIGRIEEFAQEAGRLVELDDHRVAVFRIGDDLYAIGDRCSHAEASLSEGEVFDLTVECPRHGSEFDLVTGEPGALPATKPVPVYAVEVIDGEVFLDLPAETET, from the coding sequence ATGAGCGCGTATCGCGTCTCGATCGGGAGGATCGAGGAGTTCGCCCAGGAGGCGGGGAGACTCGTCGAACTCGACGATCACCGGGTGGCTGTGTTCCGCATCGGTGACGACCTCTATGCCATCGGCGACCGGTGCAGTCACGCCGAGGCGTCCTTGTCGGAGGGTGAGGTGTTCGACCTGACGGTCGAGTGCCCCCGGCATGGCTCGGAGTTCGACCTGGTGACCGGCGAGCCGGGTGCGCTGCCGGCCACCAAGCCGGTGCCGGTGTATGCCGTCGAGGTCATCGATGGGGAGGTCTTCCTCGATCTGCCCGCGGAGACGGAGACATGA
- the sufD gene encoding Fe-S cluster assembly protein SufD has translation MPPLDSDAHTRALRSLPAALGTRAAAGWQAFEAFPMPNPRDENWRYVEPDFDLDQVALTDSPGAPLSGDGIAAASLADLAGRAVSIDGHTVFAEGSHGIAVTSLPSTPEQVLEGYEAKPPEDRLAALHDAFAFDGVAVHAPRGVAETRPVLVELQVSASGVLALPFVFIRADEQAEVSVVVDQRSPADASCLVIPRIEVIAGPAARVRITVLQSWGTSTVALATHRMRIDRDASVDVSEAGFGAAYSRVLLDAALVGAGADARINGAYFGERDQTLDYRYFMRHEAPNTTSDMFLKGAVGDTAQSVFTGLIRIEPAGQKTNSHQTNRNLVLSDGAKAQSVPNLEILADDVRCGHASAVGPLDEEQRYYLMSRGLSLPRADRVQVRGFFEEALQRFPVPEVVGPLGDLALATFERVTA, from the coding sequence GTGCCTCCCCTGGATTCCGATGCCCACACCCGGGCGCTGCGATCGCTTCCCGCTGCTCTCGGGACGCGAGCGGCTGCCGGATGGCAGGCGTTCGAGGCGTTCCCCATGCCGAACCCTCGCGACGAGAACTGGCGGTACGTCGAGCCCGACTTCGACCTCGACCAGGTTGCTCTCACCGACTCGCCAGGAGCGCCCCTGAGCGGGGACGGGATCGCGGCCGCCTCCCTTGCAGACCTCGCCGGACGTGCCGTGTCGATCGACGGTCACACCGTGTTCGCAGAAGGCTCACACGGCATCGCCGTCACCTCGTTGCCATCGACGCCGGAGCAGGTCCTCGAGGGCTACGAGGCGAAGCCACCCGAGGACCGGCTCGCCGCGCTGCATGACGCCTTTGCTTTCGACGGGGTGGCGGTCCACGCTCCCCGCGGGGTCGCCGAGACTCGACCGGTGCTGGTGGAGCTGCAGGTGAGCGCCTCCGGGGTCCTGGCGCTCCCGTTCGTGTTCATTCGCGCCGACGAACAGGCCGAGGTGTCCGTCGTGGTCGACCAGCGGTCCCCGGCCGACGCTTCCTGCCTGGTGATCCCCAGGATCGAGGTGATCGCGGGTCCGGCGGCGCGGGTTCGGATCACCGTGCTCCAGTCCTGGGGTACCTCGACCGTGGCGCTCGCCACCCATCGCATGAGGATCGACCGTGACGCGTCGGTCGACGTCTCCGAAGCGGGTTTCGGCGCCGCCTACTCTCGGGTGTTGCTCGATGCGGCGCTGGTGGGAGCCGGTGCCGACGCCCGCATCAATGGGGCCTACTTCGGCGAGCGCGATCAGACCCTCGATTACCGGTACTTCATGCGTCACGAGGCGCCGAACACGACCTCGGACATGTTCCTCAAGGGTGCCGTCGGCGACACCGCGCAATCGGTGTTCACCGGTCTGATCAGGATCGAGCCCGCCGGTCAGAAGACGAACTCACACCAGACCAACCGGAACCTGGTGCTCTCCGATGGTGCCAAAGCGCAGTCGGTCCCGAATCTAGAGATCCTCGCCGACGACGTTCGCTGCGGTCACGCATCCGCGGTGGGGCCACTCGACGAGGAGCAGCGGTACTACTTGATGAGCCGGGGACTGTCGCTGCCGCGAGCCGATCGCGTTCAGGTGCGGGGCTTCTTCGAAGAGGCATTGCAGCGGTTCCCAGTGCCCGAGGTGGTCGGGCCGCTCGGTGACCTCGCCCTCGCCACGTTCGAGCGGGTGACCGCATGA
- the sufB gene encoding Fe-S cluster assembly protein SufB, translated as MAQTVDLDLGKYQLGWSDVEDYVFKPQRGLNEEIIRGMSAMKGEPEWMLEFRLKAYKRFLRKPIPTWGGGGLLDTIDFDNIYYYIKPMEGQAKSWDMVPESIKNTYEKLGIPEAERKYLAGVTAQYESEVVYHRNRDDLEELGVLFCDMDTAVREYPELVQEYFGTIIPPNDNKFAALNSAVWSGGSFIYVPPGVHVDQPLQAYFRINAENMGQFERTLIIVDEGAYCHYVEGCSAPTYSSDSLHSAVVEIVVKEGGRCRYTTIQNWSNNVFNLVTKRAVAYKNATMEWIDGNLGSKLTMKYPAVWLMEEGAHGEVLSIAFAGEGQHQDAGAKIVHAAPNTTSLITSKSISKDGGRGGYRGLVRVEDGAHGVKSFVRCDALILDSHSRSDTYPYMEIEEADAQIGHEATVSKVGDDQLFYLMSRGLSESEATAMIVAGFIEPIVRELPMEYAVELNRLIELQMEGSVG; from the coding sequence ATGGCACAGACCGTCGATCTCGATCTCGGCAAGTACCAGCTGGGCTGGTCGGACGTCGAGGACTACGTGTTCAAGCCCCAGCGGGGGCTGAATGAGGAGATCATCCGCGGGATGTCCGCCATGAAGGGCGAGCCCGAGTGGATGCTCGAGTTCCGCCTCAAGGCATACAAGCGCTTCCTGCGAAAGCCGATCCCGACCTGGGGCGGTGGCGGTTTGCTCGACACGATCGACTTCGACAACATCTACTACTACATCAAGCCGATGGAGGGGCAGGCGAAGTCCTGGGACATGGTGCCCGAGTCCATCAAGAACACTTACGAGAAGTTGGGCATCCCCGAAGCCGAGCGTAAGTACCTGGCAGGGGTGACGGCGCAGTATGAAAGCGAGGTTGTGTACCACCGCAACCGTGACGACCTCGAAGAGCTCGGCGTCCTGTTCTGCGACATGGACACCGCGGTCCGCGAGTACCCCGAGCTGGTGCAGGAGTACTTCGGGACGATCATCCCGCCCAACGACAACAAGTTCGCCGCCCTCAACTCGGCCGTGTGGTCGGGCGGCTCGTTCATCTACGTCCCCCCGGGCGTTCACGTGGACCAGCCGCTCCAGGCGTACTTCCGCATCAACGCCGAGAACATGGGGCAGTTCGAGCGGACGCTGATCATCGTCGACGAGGGCGCCTACTGCCACTACGTCGAGGGGTGCTCGGCGCCGACCTACTCCAGCGACTCCCTGCACTCGGCGGTTGTCGAGATCGTGGTCAAGGAAGGCGGCCGCTGCCGCTACACGACCATCCAGAACTGGTCGAACAACGTGTTCAACCTGGTCACCAAGCGGGCCGTCGCCTACAAGAACGCCACGATGGAATGGATCGATGGCAATTTGGGGTCCAAGCTCACCATGAAGTACCCGGCGGTGTGGCTCATGGAGGAAGGGGCCCACGGTGAGGTGCTGTCGATCGCCTTCGCCGGCGAGGGTCAGCACCAGGACGCCGGCGCCAAGATCGTCCATGCCGCCCCGAACACCACCTCGCTGATCACGTCCAAGTCGATCTCCAAGGACGGGGGCCGCGGCGGCTACCGCGGTCTGGTCCGGGTGGAAGACGGCGCCCACGGGGTCAAGTCATTCGTGCGTTGCGACGCCCTCATCCTCGACTCGCACAGCCGGTCGGACACCTACCCCTACATGGAGATCGAGGAGGCGGACGCCCAGATCGGCCACGAGGCCACCGTGTCCAAGGTCGGCGACGACCAGCTGTTCTACCTGATGAGCCGTGGGCTGAGCGAGTCAGAGGCGACGGCGATGATCGTCGCCGGCTTCATCGAGCCCATCGTCAGGGAGCTGCCGATGGAGTACGCCGTCGAACTCAACCGCCTCATCGAACTCCAGATGGAGGGGTCGGTCGGTTGA